CTGCCACGCATCTAGCTTGGAGATGAGGTCCGTTACTTGAAGGTCGCGGGTCAGTCCGTCATAATTGGTCGATCTGCTCAAAAAGGCAACTGTGAGACAGGAGTCGCAAAGCATAAAATGTCATGATGACGACTCACAAAGCGATATCTACCACTTGCCTAAGAAGACAAGCAAGTTTAGCAGACCAATGGAAGACTGAAGATCGCAACGAGCTGCGTCCGTTGACAGATACGTTGCTAAACGGAGAGAGCCAAGGTTCCTGATCGGCGGCGGCGTCGATGAGAGGTAAATGGATATCGGAAGTAGCGCGGAGCATGAAAGGACGCCCCGCACAGATGGCGCGAAGCTTCAGGACAGGCGCCACCAGGAATCAGCTTGGAGGCGGAATGGGTAGCTTATTAATGAACGCACCAGATCCTGTTGGAAGAGTGTCCAGTAGGTAAAGCTCCTCAATGCTTGATCTTGCCGTGTGATCTGACCTGACTCTACCAGGTGTCTGCACTGTGGTGAACATCGTCAGTAACGCCATTATTTTGGTCTGGcaaagggtgagtgatctgttTCACCCGACGTCAATGTAATTCACATTCAAATTTACTCCGAGCTATGCAAAGCCATCTCATTGGTCAACATGGGGACGCCTGAAAATTTGACAGGACTAGCTTACCGCTTGAACACAGGCAAATGCCATACCGAAGTGAATATACCCTGTTTTCTGCGCTGATTCTTCGTTTCTCAGATTCAGACACCTGCGTATACagacatcagcttcattaAACATACACTTATGCAATCAGCTCCAGACTTGACTTTCGCAAAGGGTAGTATGCAGTTCGGACGGTACTCACGCTGCGTACAAGGCTAATGCCTTGGGCGTACTCAGATTCGGATCATCGGTCTCCTCGATTAGCATACTCGCGCAGTGTTTGGAGATCAGGCTATCCATCATATCCGCCAGTTCTGGCCATACATCCCTGTTGAAATGTACTCCCAGACGAAGTGCACAATTGTGCAGTAATGGGGAATAATTTGACGTCCTTCGAGGAATAGGTTGAGTGGTAGGTGTTTTGGCCACCAAATTACATATCTCCATGTCCCGGAGAAACGCGGGCATATCGGCTGCCATACACCAAGGTGCGTAATAAGCACCAAAGAGAGCAAGAGCGGTGTCATGAACTTTTTTCGTAATTCTGAGATCTGGCGGCAAATGACGGGCCCACTCTACATAATCGCCAGGGAGGAGGTCAGTGGTGATGCCGTCGTCGGGGGAGAGATTGTGAATGGCGTTACTGCCGGTGGAGGAACCAGGATCCTGCCCTGCATCGGGAGCATAGGACCAAAATGAGGTGGGCCCAAACTGCATATGAGAGCCTGTACCTCGTCGCTGATGGCATGCATTTCGGTTAGCTGTCTAGGGCTTTTTTCGTTGATACCTGATTGCCCTTAATATGATGATTATAAGCTTGACGGTGGGATGACAGAAGACATACCTTCAAACGGTCATTCATCGACAGAACCGATTGCGCTGCTGAGCCTGTCGATGGCGGCGACTGATCCCCATTGAACAATCTATCTGACGGAGTACTTCTAGAGCCATGCATGTTGTCTGGCATGGGACACTGAAACGAGCTTAGATCAGGTATCGGATCGCTCGAAACCCCAAGCTCTTGCTGGTTATGTGGCGGCGAGACCAATGAGCTCTGAAAAGATCGTAGGGGGTGGGTCTGGAACAGGTGAGATGTCTCAGGGCAGATCGTTCGATCATCAAACGGGCTGAGAGGACGTCGGTCGGGAGGGACAGATGGTAAAGAAAAAGCTGAAGGAGGGGGACGTGTTTGAGGTGGGGAAAGAGAGGGCAGATGGGATTGTTGCTGGGATTGATGTTGCGGTCGCTGGGAGGCGACGAAGTTCGCTACGGTCTGACTGGCGAGAAGGAGATTCGTCAGGTTGTCGAGCTTGTCTCGTATGTTTCCCTGACGTTGTCGAGTTCTACTTGtcaacatcagcatcctGGACCGACTCAATCGCGGAGCTACAAACTGACTTTCGCCCATCAACCTTCTCGTATGTGCAGCTTAGACCCTTGTCGACACAAGCTCCACATCTGGTGGATGTTCCATCGCATTTAGTCTTTCTGTGAATTGATACATACACGCAGACATTTAGCACCACTGCTACAATCGCGGTGACCAATTGGCCGGCAACGTGATCTAGTAACAGCTCACCTCAATCTACATGCATCACAGGCTTTGGTGACATGGTTCAGCTTCCGTCTTCTCTTATTCTCGCCCGGAGAAGATTCAGTCCTCTCTTCATTCGTTCTCCGGAGTCTGCCAAGGTCATCGACTGACATGATCAAATTGCGCGTGTATGTTGACAGATAGTACGAGGTGAATGTGTCGCCAAGTATGGAGACAGCCGATCACGAGTTGGAGTCGGATATCCGGTGATAAGCTAACCCATCGGTTCTGAAATGTTAATATCACTGACTTGACCATGTATAGTCAGTCGCACGGGAATAGTGTGGGTTTGGTTCTCAAGATAAGGCATTCTTGCACCCACGCGGCTCGGATGAGAACAAAAAGAATGATAAGCCGCCCGAGATCAAACGGTGCCAGGGAACTCGGACAGACAGGAACGAACGAATCGATGTTGAACTATAATTAGGCTGCGGAGGCGGAACAAGGTGATGTCAGGAACCACCGAGTTCAGGATAAGGTGGCAATGCCGTTCTCACTCCGGAAATACGATAACCCGTAAATCCGTTTCGGAGTTCGAAGAATTCGGCCTGTCATAGAGGCTGAGCAGAAAAGTCTAGCACATGAAGGTAGCTGTGTGACCACGAGCAGGACCGGTTGCTCGCATCGTCGAGAGCTTATAATAGGAGTTCACGATCATCCAGATACGAGTCCTGTTTCTTTCCCAAGTTCATAGATCCTTGCGCTACGGAAGGAGAAAATTCTTCAAACTGCCTCCCACACACCATGGCCGATAAGCGCGAAGCTCTCCTGGATTCCCAACTCCCCGACATGCAGAACGAGCTTCTTCATGACGAGAAAACCATCCCACTTGAAGGTGACAAACAGTTGTCGACCGAGCATGGTACATATGTCCTTGAGGTTGGCAATACCGAAGGGGCTATAGTTGCTGGGTAAGTGTTCTTCTGTAGTTTCAAGCGACTCAGGTTTGTTGACTTCACATGGTAGCCACCTAGAGCTTGGGACAtctgaggaggaagctgaacGGCTTGAAGCTATCTACAACACGATGGGTCTCGAACGGACTATGAAGATCATTCGAGAGCTGGTGCAGATGCACCGGGATGATCCAAACTTTTCTGGTGCATTGCTCGAGGACATGAACAGCTTTGTCAACAACCCTGACATCATCGCTTCCCCAGACAAGCATACTCAAGTGATCGCAGctatgaagatggaagctgTACTGGCCACCGAGAACTCGCCTTACGTCGAAGTCCGTGCCAACGTCGACCCCACTGACGATCCCGATATGCCCGCTTCGACCATCAGGGCATGGGCAATCGGCGTAGTCTTCTGCATCATTGGGTCATTCATCGATAATCTCTTCGCTTTCAGGAACCCTGCTATCTCTATCGGTACTAACGTCGCTCAACTGGTTGCGTGTGAGTCTCCCTTCATCCGCATGCCACAATTTGATGCCCAAACACTCATATTGCTTTTCATTCCTCGCTTTTACTAGACCCTCTGGGTGTATTTCTCGCTCGTGTCTTGCCTGACTGGGGTTTCACTCTCTTTGGCAAGAGACACAGCCTTAATAACGGAAAATTTAATCGCAAGGAACACatgttgatttcgatcaTGGCGAACGTCTCTTTCACCGCTCCGTACACTTTCTACATTATCCCCGTGCAAGCGATGCCCCAGTACTTCAACCAATCCTTCGCTTACGACCGCGGCTACCAAATTCTCCTGTCCCTGGCGGTCAACATGTTTGGTTATGGGCTTGCGGGTCTGCTTCGTCGCTTCCTGGTCTACCCATCGATTGCTATCTGGCCAGCAACGCTCAACACAGTCGCTTTAGTCAAAGCTTTTCATCAGGAAACCAATGAGGCTGTGCCGGGACCTTTTGGTCGAACGTATCGCGCTTCTAGAGAAAAAGTCTTCCTGGTGGCCATGGGCTGCATGTTtgtctacttcttcttcccatcttaTATTTTTCAGGccctctcatcattctcgtGGATGACATGGATCGCACCTGATAATGTCACACTTGACGCCGTCACTGGGGTCTGGGGAGGCCTCGGTTTGAATCCCTGGCCGACTTTCGATTGGAATATGTTCGGTGGTGCCGGTTTGTATCTACCCACCTTTGCTGTTGCCAACCAAGTTGTTGGTATCATCATTGGGGCTCTTATGATCCTGGCCATCTGGTTCACGAACACCTGGAATACCGGATTCCTTCCCATCAACTCCAATGCTACCTTCGACAACACAGGTGCTCGCTACAATGTCACCGCCGTGCTGAACCCTGACACCGGCAGACTCGACGGAACCCTTTATCGATCTTACAGTCAACCTTTCTTCAGTGCCGGTTATATCGTCTATAACATATGGGCTTTCGCATCTTACACTGCCTCGTTCACCTACGTCTATCTTTTCTACCGGCGCGATATCATACGAGGCTTCAAAGGCGTGTACAGACGTGTCTTCAAGaaggtcgaagaggaggatctCGGGGAGGACATCCATTACAGGTTGATGAAGCGATACAAGGAAGTTCCCGATTGGCACTACGCGGTCCTCCTCGTTCTACCCATCGCTTTCGGATGTGCTGCAGTGGCCGGTTGGCCCACTCACGCCCCCGTTGCGGCGTTGTTCTACGGTCTCATCctccccatcatcttcatactcCCCCTCGGTATCATACAAGCGGTGACAGGTATACCAGTGGCTTTGAACATTCTTGCCAACATCATCGGTGGAACCATCACAGCTGGAGAGAGTAATTCTCTCATGTACTTCAAGTCTTGGGGTTACCTCTCATCTTGGCAAGCCTTGAGTTTTTGTAATGATCTCAAGCTTGCTCATTACCTCAAAATTCCTCCTCGGATCACTTTCTGGGCTCAAATTGTCGCCACTCTTATATACTCCATTGTTTCGGCTCTACAATACAACTTCATTATGAACATCAAAGATGTCTGTACTGCGGATGCGGCTTTCCGTTTCACGTGTCCATCGCAGACCAGTTTCTACacttcaatcatcttctgggGTATCATCAGTCCCAAAAAGCTTTTCGGCAAGGGCCAACAGTACAACATGATGTTACTCGGTTTCCCCCTCGGTGTGATCATGGTTGGGCTCTACTGGGCTCTTCGACGCAAATACCCCAGATCCTCCTTCCTGAGGCAGGTCCATCCAGTCATGATCTGTATGGGCCCCGTCAACGTCGCCGCTCCTTACAATTTGGCTTACTACCTCGGAAACCTTTATGTCAAcctcatctctttccagTACATTCGAAAGAAATATTTGGCTTTTTGGTCCAAGGTTAGTTAAGATACTTTATTCCAATCGCCTATTCCTCTAACTATAAATCGACATTGCTGACTTTTGTGCGTGTGTACTGTAGTGGAACTACGTAATTGGGGCCGGCTTCTCCACTGGTATCGCTCTCTCTGgtctgttcatcttcttcgctcttCAGATCCCCAAAGGTGGCACATTGTCCATAGATTGGTGGGGAAACAACGTTGTCAACTTGGGATGTGAAGGCCAAGGTGGATGCCCCAGGCTAGACATCCCCGAAGTTGGGTACTTTGGACCTGCACCCGGTACATATTTGTAAATGCTCGTCGTCCAGAGCGACGGGTGAGATACTACAATGCTGTCTGCGCTCTGGTGCTGGGAGTGCGGTGAAGAATGTGTGGAAAATGATGGAGTGGAGCTCGTAGGTGGTGAAGGGGTTAGGCGTTGCGCAAGGCTAGTGAACACCGGCCCCAGTCAAGATGTCTCCGTATGTTTGTTTTCCCGTGGTTGATTTTGTCTGACAGGGATCTTGCTTTGAACTGTCAATAGAGTTGTAAGATTTATAAGTGAGGATTTCTAGAGTCATATAACATAAAGTACGCACGGCTTCCTCGAATTGCAGGTAGATGCTGTAGATGTCTCTTTCTTGCAACCCAAGATTGCGTGAATGGTTTGCTTTTGCTGCCTCACGATTCTTTGTCTTGTTTCTTGACTGTTGttatgtatatcatatgtGTGTCTGATTTCGAATGCCACGATAATTGGCTGACTCTGTGTACATTTAATGTTCACCTCTCAATATTCCAATCCGCCCCATACTGTATATAAGGATAGGAAACCAATACCGGTGACACGCGATTCGCACGGAATCAACCACATTATCATTTGCCGATCTGCACTGCAAAGGAGAGCAGGGTCCTCAGTATTGAGATCTGATGGCTGAAGTGGTTGAGATCATTCAAGGTAGGTGATGTAAATTGACCGCTGCATATCGTATAGTATAGGACGTAAGTCCATAATAAATGTGCAACTACAAACTGGAATCCCGAGTTTTAATCATGTTACAGCCCTCAGATCGTGTATCTCCATTTCGAAGCGGTCTCGTCACTTTCCAcgctctcctcttctccttcttttcgtTTTTCAAGTCGCTTGTTTGACAGTCTGTACTGTATGTGCTGCAAGATCGCCACCAGGAGACCGAGACTGACGAGGCAGAGGCACACTTTGAAGCCCCGCTTGTAGAGTGGAGAGTCATCCCCTCGCAGTAATTGACTTCCTACCAGAGCCCCCGAATTCGCCGCCATGATGAAAAGAGCCATAGCGACGGAACGCTCTTGAGGGCTTCTGCAATTGAGCGAGAGCCAAGTAGCGTTGATCGGCTGTCGCGGGATGATCCCAACTTTGATGTTAGCTTCATGTCGACATCGATGTTTTGTCTCGGTACTCACATGAGAGGGGATCGAAAAACCTTGCACCATGATTTGAAGCCCATACTTCAGCCATCGATCAGTGGAGAGGGACTTTTGCTGGAAGGCAACCCAGAAGGCCCATACCAATGCAAGTCCCGTCACGACAACGGGTCCCCGGATCCGGGTTCTGTCGGAGAAGAATCCGAAAGAGGCTGTGGTAACAAGACCGATCCATCCAGATACCGAGGAAAGAGCATTGGCGGTGAGGGCTGGGACAATGAAACGTCAATCTCATGGATGAGTCACAAAGAAAGATAGAACCTCACTATCGAAATTGAACCCTTTGATCAATGTAGGGCCGTACGTTCCCAAAGCTCCAGTTTGCGAGATGAGGCAGATCGCAATCAAGACGTGAGGCCAAACCCTCCAGTTCGACAAAGTACTGGTGATATCCTTGAGGGTAAGTCTATGGCTCGACCTGTTGtttttctcatcatctttagcCATTCGAGCTACTAAGATCTTCTCTTGATTGGGTGTCCATGCTCGAATGGGTAGGAACAGCGGCTTGGGACAATGTGGCGAGGCAGGCAGCAAGAGTAAGAGGAGAACAGCGATGAATATCGACATGCAGCCTTCAACGATCATGAGCCATTGCCAACCTTTGTGCGAAGGGAATCGTGTGCCCAGAGGAAGGATGCCATACGCTAGCAGACCAGAAGTAGCAGTTGCGAGACCATTGCCGATGAAGAAAATGGAGTTTCTCGTTGCTAACTCAGACCGTTTATAGAAGGtcgagatgatgaacagTGCACCTATCCAACCAGTGAGCATAGCTGTGTATCGAGCTCTACAGATATCCACTCACCTGGAATATATCCGCATTCGGTCACGCCCAACATAATTCTTGTAGCCAAATAACCGCCATAGCCCTTCTGAAAGGCTTGTAAAACACCAACCAGACCGAAAGCGAGCACCTGAAAGGAGATCCATAGCTGTGTCCCAACGTCATTCAGCATCGGCGCGACTCTTAAGGTTTAACATGACCAACTTACACGTGGGCCAACAAGCTGTAGCATGTAGTTTGAAGGGATCTCGAGGAGGATGATTCCCAAGTACAACAAGGACTGTCCGGTGTTGAATTGGTCTTGAGTGATTCCGACGGACTTCAAAAACCCATCCGTCAAAGCATTGGATATATTGCCTCGTTCCAACTGGAAAACGTAAAAGCCGAAGAATAAAAGTGGTAACACCAGGAAATCAATCTTTCTGACTGCTGCCCTTTCTTCAGCCTCCGACCAAGCGAATTCGCTACCTGCAACAACCCCTGTCAAGCTTGGCAAGGAAGGAGTATCGTAGGCAGTGAAGCTTTTTTCTCCCGGCGAAGCGGGCGGGTTCGGTGATGTATCTTGAGGGTGAATACTTGTAACCATTGTGATTGCGGCGAGCAACACTCTGTCAGGCAAGTGGGAATGTCTGGCGACAGGCATGGTAGCATCGTAGTAgtaggtatatatgtacacCTTTGCTGTCGCGAAGACCACATGCAAAGGCATGGGCAAGAGCTCATTCTCTTGTGATTTCAAAGATGGCGCAACCGCACgtcttcagctgatatcagCCCTTGGCGTTCTTCTTGGTTTATCCAATTCTTCTCTGTGCGGCTGTTCCCCCCAGTGACGCAGGCACTTGTACAGTCTGACTCTTGGTGGGAAGATTGGGCCAAATGTATAGGTGGACTTGACTGAACATGAATGGTGTTTTTCTCGACAAATCGGCAATCTCAACCTTATCACGAATGAAATTCCGATCAGATATCTGGAATTATCCTCAATTATCTTCAATTTATCCCCCTTGGCATGGCGTCAGCAAGACGCAAGGCTGTAGATTTGGTCTTACACACTGCGGAAACAGAATATCTTTGTAATTTGCACAAGTAAAACGGCTTTCCGAGTGGCGATTGCGCCATTTGTTGTTATCACGCCATCTGATCCGGGAtcgaggtggaggagataACCGCGTTTGGCTCACTGTTTTCTAGTCTGCCCATACCAAACCATGAAGTATGCTACCAACGATATAGATAGAATGGAATGCGTgcacatcaacatcatcccCAGCTGTCGCCAAAACTCGACGTACTGTCTGTAACATAGATCACTTCCTCATTGACGACATGTCTAAACAACCGAACTTTCTCGTTGTAAGTGCACTGGAATGTAACCAGTAACCTAGCTCACATCACTTTGCTCCAGATTCTTGCCGACGACCTGGGATTCAGTGATATTGGAGCATTTGGCTCGGAGGTGAGCTATAACGTTCAATGTCGCTCTCTTCTCTACTGACGGGTGAAGCAGATATCTACCCCCAATCTGGACAAGTTGGCGAAGAATGGCCTTCGCCAAACAGGTTTCCACACTGCTTCAGCATGCTCGCCCACCCGGTGAGTTCTAGGAATCTCGAAATGTCATGTGCTGACCACTTTGTTGAAGGTCGATGCTTATGAGCGGAACCGATAACCATCTGTGAGTTCGCTCGGGTGTATAGTGCGAAGAAGTGGCCATTGACTCCTTTTGAAGGGCTGGCTTGGGTCAGATGGCTGAAACAATAGCACGAGATCCATTCTACCAAGGGCACAAGGGTTACGAGGGAATGTTGAACGATGTGAGCGTATTTGATTTGAAGGCCTTCGAATACAGATGATCTTATGCCTAAGTACAGCGTGTTGCAGCTTTACCCGAAATTCTCTCCGATGCTGGCTATGAAACCATCATGTCCGGTGAGTGGAAGGAAATGCCTACCACGTCTGTCTATGAGACTTATCTTTCACACATTAGGCAAATGGCACCTCGGTCTTCCGAAGCACGCACAACCTCACGCTCGAGGGTTCCAAAAAGTGTTCGGGCTTCTGCCAGGTGCTGGTAATCATTGTAAGTTGACTACATCCGGCATCAGATGCACTCTCGTTGAAACCTCTGGCGTTGTAGATCTATATGAACCATTCCTCGACGACAACACTCCGGCAATGAAATTTCTTCCCCCTTTATACGTCGATGGGCCCGAACAGATCTCGCACAAAGATATCCCTGGGCCGTTTTATTCCTCGACCTACTTCACTGACCGAATGTTGGGTTTCCTGAAGGAACGAAACACGGAGAAACCCTTCTTCGCCTATTTGCCTTACACAGCCCCGCATTGTGAGTTAGTTTCAAACCCTACGCGGAGATTACATTGACTCTTCGCGAATGTAGGGCCACTACAGGCTCCTGACGAGGAGATAGCCAAATACAAAGGTCGATATGATGCAGGGCCAGAAGCGTTGCGTTTAGAAAGACTGGAACGATTAAAACAGCTCGGTCTGATCTCGAAAGATGTTGGTTCACACGGATCCTTTGTTGCTTTTTTGTGCTCACCACGCGTGACTTAGGTGTCACCTCATCCGATTATGAGCCCATATGGTTACAAGTCCTGGGACGAGCTTTCGCCTGAAGAACGTGCCATCAGTGCGAAAAAGATGGAAGTGTATGCCGCCATGGTGACCGTGATGGATAAGGAGATTGGGCGAGTCATCCAGCTGCTCGAAGACCGTGGCGAATTAGAAAACACTTTTGTATTTTTCTCAAGCGATAATGGGGCGGAAGGTGCTTTGTAAGTGGGAGTTTGGCAAGGATCTATCCGCTGACAAGGGGTCATAGGCTTGAGGCTATCCCGGTTATGGGTGATCAGATTAAAAAGACTGTCGAGAAATTCTTCGACAACAGTATCGAGAACATTGGCAGAGGAAACTCGGTAAGTCGATCTTGACGTCATCCTCCATTAGCTAAACCACTGCTTCTTAGTGGACGTACCTTGGTCCTCATTGGGGTCAAGCAGCAACGGCGCCGTCGAAGATGTACAAGGCATGGGCCACAGAGGGTGGTATACGATGTCCAAGCATCATACACTATCCGAAACTAGGTGGTTTATTGAAGCAAGATAACGGTGTCACACATGAGTTCACCACGATAATGGATATTCTGCCCACAGTTGTGAGTGGATCTCACCTAGGGATGTATCCTATTCTAATCTTCACATTCATCCCTTATTTTGCAATAGCTCGACTTGGCAGGGGTACAGCATCCGGGAGATGAATTCCGAGGTCGAAAGGTACACAGACCAAGAGGAAAATCATGGGCACCGTGGTTGTCAGGTCAGAGAAAGGAGGTTCATGATGAGAATGCAATTCATGGTtgggaatgtgagtgatgccCTCCCAGGAAGACATATCGCTGATCTGCATCTTCTCAGTGTTCGGTCAAGCCGCCATAAGACAGGGCAGATGGAAGGCCGTGTGGTTGCCGCCTCCTACAGGCAAGGATCAGTGGCTGTTATTCGATcttgatcaaggtgagctttgTTAGCATCAATCAAGCCTAGTGCCGCGTTGCCTGACCTTGTGTCGCACTGTCAGATCCCGGGGAGACGAAAGACTTAGCAGAGGCGCATCCCCAAAAATTACAACAGTTAGTTGCATTCTGGCATGAGTACGAAGCAGAGACAGGAACGATTGTGAATATGGCTGATCCCGGCGTGGGAGGTTTTGGGAGAAGTACCGGAATAAATTGGGACGATTGGGGACATTAAATACTCTTCCGCTATTAGTAGACATGTAAGGAGTCGAGCTCCCCCTGCGACGCCAAGATTTCTCTTCATTTCAGGGCTGAGCGAGGAGTGTCGGGGGGGATCTTGATTGTAGAAGTTAAGCCTTTGCGGGTCGTGAATGTTGAGAGTGCCATTTCATGGCATCGCAATAAGTCCAAGGATTGCGCACCTGTATATGTCGCATTCCGCAATGAGAGAGCTGCTCCATGACCTCGTATGGGCTACTTGTTGTTGCGCACCCAATGGTTCACAACGTCTTTGCCGATAGAAACAATACATTCGAGCTATATCTTCCAATGGCAGACTATTCTTACATTGCCCACAAGAAACCCAACTACATGCAAAACTCACTACCGCAAGGGACATGGCCTTTCCCGGGTCCATCTCCCAATATCGACTGTCAAATTTCCCATCGTGATATTCTGCCACATAAGCCACAATGATGACTACAAACGGATACGATTATTATACATCTAGATCGAGTACTTGTAGTCTGGGTTCTGCAGATCTGTCAGATCTTCGAATGCATGCAGGTTGGCTTGTACCTGCTCGCCATCACGCAAGTCTCGAGCCGCTTGTTTTGTAGCATTTCGTCGAACAAGCATGATACGGGTAGCCAGTGCGAGGACGATATAGGTAGCGTAGAGGCCCAGATGAATGTAGAGAGACGGGATGTATCTCGGAGCCCAGGTATTCCAGAAGAGCTGGGGGGATACAGCATTTCCAGCGCCCCAAGCCATGAAGGTGGTAGCGTAGGCGATAGATTTTTTGGTCTGACCAGCGATGTTCTAGGACCccttgatcagctgaattcATCAATGGATACTCAAATAGGCAATGCTTGACTCACTCGACTGAGGACGACCGAAGTGGCGGTGTTACAAGCACCAAAGAATTGAAGCAAGAGGAAAGCTATCATAAGCCCAACTCGAGTCTTGTCGCTGGGTGCAACGCAGACGATAACTATGGTACCGATCATGTTCAACAACGTAAAGCCGATCATGGTGAAGAAAGTCTGTTCGTACTTTTGTTGAAGATACGCCATCAAGAAGTAGGCGGATACACCGACCGCCGAGACGGGGATCTTGAGCAGCTGACTGGTAGCAACATCGAATCCAAATGCTTTGTTGATAAGTAGTGCGCTGAACTTGCCAACACCGCCGATGACAAGGGTTTGACAAAACGTCAAGGCGAACAGAGCATACACCTGAGGATCTTTCGCGGTCTCCCAAGCCTGGTCCGATTTCCAAATCTTCTGCTTGATACCTTGGTTGTTGGATCTGACCCGTTCGACAAACTTGGTCTTGAGCTCTTCATTAGCCCATCGCGCTCTTGTAGGACTGTCggggaggaagaagaacacgGCGACTGCATAAAGTCAGCACAAAGGgcaaagaaagaaagtagaAAGTCTCAGGATACTCACTAGTTGAGACGGCGGAGATGCATGCAGCGGTCAAAAGAAGATACTGCCAACTCTTCAGACCGCCAGCATTGTCGTGACGAACATGATAGAACCCATATCCCATCACCGATTGAAGACAAGTTGAAAGCGAAGTGAACGAGTGCCAGACAGCTGAGATCACCGCTTGCTCCGAGCTTAGATACCACTGCACCATGATCGTGACCAAGCAGGGGTTCTGAGTCGAGATATTAGCAAGTTGGATGCGACCTCCTGATTTGTGCACTTACGAACGACGCTTCGAAGAATCCTAGAATAGCACGATTCGCTAGAATCTGAGGCACGTCGAGGGTGAAGGTCAACCAGAATGCGAGGCCCGTCCATACAAGCATCGACGCTGCGAGAACTTTGGCAACGGGGAATCGACGAATAAGTTGGGACGCCTAGATCCATTCTCAGCATCATTACACTGCCTGCGACGATGATGACTATTTACCACAGGATTACCGGCCACGAGACCGATCCATAATACCGTACTGCTGAGAGCGTAATCTTGACCGGAAGCGTTGACATCTTCGAGCCAACCCATGATACTAATGGGACTGGTTGCACCCTTGTCCATAGCCTGGGCGAAGTAAGCAAGACAAAGAAGTGGTAAGATCCTTCGGAAAAGATATCAGCGATACAGCCCGAGATGGGGCGATGCACCCACCTCCGATCAATCATCCTTTTGAGTCTTTTGTTCTCTCGCTCATCGATTATGATGGTGTGGTCCAGGTAAGGAGCTGCTTCGGAGTCGTTGACATTGTCAATGGTCACATGTTTGAGATCTTCGATTTGTTCATCTTGCCCTTTCGAGTCAATCCAGGTAGCTGGATCCTCGGTCAATCTGTGTTCGACGTTTGGTTGCGACATACTAAGGCGctctga
The nucleotide sequence above comes from Kwoniella europaea PYCC6329 chromosome 1, complete sequence. Encoded proteins:
- a CDS encoding OPT family small oligopeptide transporter, producing MADKREALLDSQLPDMQNELLHDEKTIPLEGDKQLSTEHGTYVLEVGNTEGAIVAGHLELGTSEEEAERLEAIYNTMGLERTMKIIRELVQMHRDDPNFSGALLEDMNSFVNNPDIIASPDKHTQVIAAMKMEAVLATENSPYVEVRANVDPTDDPDMPASTIRAWAIGVVFCIIGSFIDNLFAFRNPAISIGTNVAQLVAYPLGVFLARVLPDWGFTLFGKRHSLNNGKFNRKEHMLISIMANVSFTAPYTFYIIPVQAMPQYFNQSFAYDRGYQILLSLAVNMFGYGLAGLLRRFLVYPSIAIWPATLNTVALVKAFHQETNEAVPGPFGRTYRASREKVFLVAMGCMFVYFFFPSYIFQALSSFSWMTWIAPDNVTLDAVTGVWGGLGLNPWPTFDWNMFGGAGLYLPTFAVANQVVGIIIGALMILAIWFTNTWNTGFLPINSNATFDNTGARYNVTAVLNPDTGRLDGTLYRSYSQPFFSAGYIVYNIWAFASYTASFTYVYLFYRRDIIRGFKGVYRRVFKKVEEEDLGEDIHYRLMKRYKEVPDWHYAVLLVLPIAFGCAAVAGWPTHAPVAALFYGLILPIIFILPLGIIQAVTGIPVALNILANIIGGTITAGESNSLMYFKSWGYLSSWQALSFCNDLKLAHYLKIPPRITFWAQIVATLIYSIVSALQYNFIMNIKDVCTADAAFRFTCPSQTSFYTSIIFWGIISPKKLFGKGQQYNMMLLGFPLGVIMVGLYWALRRKYPRSSFLRQVHPVMICMGPVNVAAPYNLAYYLGNLYVNLISFQYIRKKYLAFWSKWNYVIGAGFSTGIALSGLFIFFALQIPKGGTLSIDWWGNNVVNLGCEGQGGCPRLDIPEVGYFGPAPGTYL